In the genome of Phlebotomus papatasi isolate M1 chromosome 2, Ppap_2.1, whole genome shotgun sequence, one region contains:
- the LOC129803833 gene encoding uncharacterized protein LOC129803833, which produces MRFFIGTLSVLVFAAAFANASPVDITDIIEDPIGTVVDTVGDAIDTLADAIESAISLVAGGLAAAVTVLALAAGIILVTIVSTVGEIVIFVLNALGQITDILGNTVADISAELQLALQIVTLVLAILGVTIPAILNGILTGLVDTLAGALTGILPSLP; this is translated from the exons ATGCGTTTCTTCATTGGAACTCTTTCCGTTTTGGTGTTCGCTGCGGCCTTTGCCAATG CTTCTCCTGTCGATATCACTGATATTATAGAGGATCCTATCGGAACTGTCGTTGACACTGTGGGCGACGCTATTGATACCTTAGCTGATGCCATCGAATCTGCTATCAGTCTTGTAGCGGGTGGACTTGCAGCTGCCGTCACGGTCCTCGCTCTAGCTGCTGGAATCATCTTGGTGACTATCGTGAGCACCGTCGGAGAAATCGTGATATTCGTCCTCAACGCCCTTGGACAGATCACTGATATCCTGGGCAACACCGTCGCAGATATTTCAGCCGAACTTCAGCTTGCCCTGCAGATCGTAACCCTTGTCCTCGCTATTCTTGGTGTGACTATCCCAGCAATTCTCAACGGTATTCTCACCGGTCTCGTTGATACTTTGGCCGGTGCCTTGACTGGAATTCTGCCTTCTCTGCCTTAA